ATACATACCAAGGACAAGGCTCATAAAAAACAATACCTCGGGTTGACCGGCAAATACAGCAATAACAAACGCAAGCATCAATAAAAAATACCATCTAAATTTATCAGAGTGTTTTATTATAAGCTCTATTGCCCATAACCCGAGAAAGAAACAAAACGCTGCTCTTGTAGGGCAAAATTGGAACAGGTTCATAAGTCCCGAATACATAGCAGCTATTGATGCAATAATGGATGCACGGTAATCTATGCCGATTTCCGATAAATAAAGGTATGCAAACAAACCGACAAGAAAAAACTTAAAAAAGTATAAAAGTAACAGTCCCCATTTCCAGTTTAAGAGATATACGAATATATTAAGCGGGTAAAAAAAGTCCTGACTGTATATTTGCTATATGAGGCACACCGCAGCCCTGATACGGGTTCCACAGAGGCAATTCATGATGTTTTAAAGATTCTTTGTTAAAATGCAACCATGGTATAAATTGATGAATTGGATCATATGTACTTCCTTTTAATTGCGGCGATGGTTTATTGTTTATATTAAAAAAGGGGTTAACACGCAGTTCGTTTACCGGTGCAATAATTCCATCTTTTGATATAATAGGAAAGAAAGCAATTATAAATGTAAGGGCAAAGATGGTGCATGCTAAAAAAAGTTTGTGTTTATTCCCCATTCTTCATGCATATCTAAATCCTATAATTTATCAAGTATTTTATCTGCTTTGCCAAACACATAATTCCGAAAAATTTTATAAGGAGGTGTACATTCAACAGCCTCTTTAATCGGAGGTTTACCGCTTTCCAAGCTGAGCAGCCTGTGTAAGCCAGTGTATAATGTCTGCATAAGGAAGAAATCTGCTTGAAAAAGGCTTAAAAAACTATCATAATAATAAAATGCAAAAAAGAAACTATTTCCGTATGAGTATGGATTCCAAGGATTTTGTCCAAAAAACAGCCATTAGGGGAATATAAGATGGGAAAATCATTCTGGGATAACAAGACAGTAATTGTTACAGGCGGCGGTGGATTTGTGGGTGGCTATGTTGTGGACATGCTGAAAAGGTTAGATACAAAGAAGATAATTGTCCCAAGGAGTACGGATTACGACTTAAGGGATGAATCGGCTGTAAAAAAACTGCTTAAGCAGAGTAATACTGATATTATAATTCATCTTGCGGCAGCTGTAGGCGGGATAGGTGCCAACAGAAAGTATCCGGGTAAGTTTTTCTATGATAACCTGACGATGGGTGTACATCTGATGGAGCAGGCAAGGCTTCACAGTGTGGAAAAATTTGTAGCAATAGGTACTGTATGCGCGTATCCAAAGTTTACGCCTGTACCCTTTAAAGAGGAAGATCTGTGGAACGGCTATCCGGAGGAGACCAATGCTCCGTACGGGCTTGCTAAAAAGATGTTACTTGTACAATCCCAGGCTTACAGGCAGCAGTATGAATTTAATTCCATCTTTCTTTTGCCAGTTAATCTGTATGGACCTGGTGACAATTTTGATCCATCAAGCTCCCATGTTATACCTGCACTGATAAAAAAATGCGTTGATGCCATTGTGAATAAGGAAGATAAGATTGTTGTATGGGGTACGGGCAGGGCATCAAGGGAATTTATGTATGTTGAAGACTGTGCAAGAGGGATTATAATGGCAGCGGAGCGATACAACAAGCCTGATCCGGTGAACATTGGTTCTGGTATGGAAATTAAAATAAAGGAACTTGTAAAGTTGATAGCAAGGTATACGGGATTTAAAGGAAAGATAACATGGGATACATCGAAACCCGATGGCCAGCCAAGGAGAAGTCTTGATACATCAAAGGCATATAATGAGTTTGGTTTCATGGTTAAAACAAACTTTGAAGATGGACTCAGGGACACAATCGAGTGGTACATGAAAAAAAGAGACATAAAATTCTGATCAAATGAAGGCAGCATGCAAAACTTAAGCTTGACATTATCATAAAAGATGTCTTTTCATAGTTATAGCTCGCGGCTTTATAAATATTGATAATAGCTTGGAAAAATTCAATAGCGTGGTTGTTCTTCAGCTATTTTTAATAAACTTTTTGTATAAAGATGGGAATATAATGGCAAGGGTATTGGCTATAGGCGGTGCAGGCTTTATCGGTTCACATATTGTAAGGTTGCTGCTTGGACAGGGTCATGAAGTAACTGTTGTAGATAATTTCTCAAGATACGGTTACATAGCCTATGATTTCTACACACATCCCCGGTTTAAACTTATAAATAAAGATATCAGAGATGTATCCCCGGATGTTTTTAGCGGTTTTGATCACATTCTGTGCCTTGCTGCTCATGTGGGTGGTGTAAGATACCTAAATATGAACCCATACAGCATACTCAGGGATAACACGGATATATTGATGCATGCCATTGATTCAACCATCTCATCCTCACCATCCGCGGTGTTTTATTTCTTTTCTTCCTCTATGGTATATGAACGGACGATTAATGTGGAGGAAAATAGAGAAGAGCAAAGGATGCCGTCAACAAGTTATGGTATGCAGAAGCTATATGGAGAGCATTTGGTAAAGTATGCCTCTTCACAACAAGGGCTAAACTATATAATAATCAGACCATTTAATGCGGTCGGAGCAGGCGAAATTGTCGAGCAGAGTATAGAGGGCAGGGTGATTTACGGTATGTCTCATGTTATACCGGATTTCGTTCATA
The genomic region above belongs to Deltaproteobacteria bacterium and contains:
- a CDS encoding GDP-L-fucose synthase, encoding MGKSFWDNKTVIVTGGGGFVGGYVVDMLKRLDTKKIIVPRSTDYDLRDESAVKKLLKQSNTDIIIHLAAAVGGIGANRKYPGKFFYDNLTMGVHLMEQARLHSVEKFVAIGTVCAYPKFTPVPFKEEDLWNGYPEETNAPYGLAKKMLLVQSQAYRQQYEFNSIFLLPVNLYGPGDNFDPSSSHVIPALIKKCVDAIVNKEDKIVVWGTGRASREFMYVEDCARGIIMAAERYNKPDPVNIGSGMEIKIKELVKLIARYTGFKGKITWDTSKPDGQPRRSLDTSKAYNEFGFMVKTNFEDGLRDTIEWYMKKRDIKF
- a CDS encoding NAD-dependent epimerase/dehydratase family protein, whose product is MEKFNSVVVLQLFLINFLYKDGNIMARVLAIGGAGFIGSHIVRLLLGQGHEVTVVDNFSRYGYIAYDFYTHPRFKLINKDIRDVSPDVFSGFDHILCLAAHVGGVRYLNMNPYSILRDNTDILMHAIDSTISSSPSAVFYFFSSSMVYERTINVEENREEQRMPSTSYGMQKLYGEHLVKYASSQQGLNYIIIRPFNAVGAGEIVEQSIEGRVIYGMSHVIPDFVHRALIKQSPFEILGDGSQVRIFTHVDDIAAAVAIMIEKGIKNDDFDICGRERLTMRELAKRVWTRVYKDIPFPGLKHLTKPNGDVSYMYGSYAKARDRLGWEPAHGIDDMIDDTIGFIKGHLMI